The following are encoded together in the Triticum dicoccoides isolate Atlit2015 ecotype Zavitan chromosome 6B, WEW_v2.0, whole genome shotgun sequence genome:
- the LOC119321146 gene encoding skin secretory protein xP2-like: MTVLVVEVYRRGPSRGGGRRRGSRPRQISGAWRREGARGSSCTRRRVGERRGSCTRRREACREALAPGGGKARGEAPPPGGGEVRGDAPAPDEATDGGGGRAGGMARWGRVGGSDGCGLGAGDANSPSAGHGAAGSLAPAAAVARSPTTAASGGRKCVGLGMATPRLAASRPPHPAPPHPAPHPLTSARPFENHAPTNPADLHHVATPPLHFLPVGIRRRIQAYRRAALRLLLSSLGDAPPPSLCQVPARAPQAATSVQILLPRPASTKCLFAPPPIGLQPGPLGAASGRAPCSAVVLTRDGRAGIHRKIEALVQYVQCACRIPGSSPVGVCQVQEMLLPTAWSEPMP, encoded by the exons ATGACCGTGCTTGTGGTGGAGGTCTATCGACGAGGTCCGTCGAGGGGCGGAGGCAGGAGGCGTGGATCACGGCCCAGGCaaatctccggcgcatggcggcgggAGGGCGCGCGGGGAAGCTCCTGCACCAGGCGGCGGGTAGGCGAGCGGAGAGGCTCCTGCACCAGACGGAGGGAGGCGTGCAGGGAGGCTCTGGCGCCCGGCGGCGGGAAAGCACGTGGGGAGGCTCCGCCGCCCGGTGGTGGGGAGGTGCGCGGCGATGCTCCGGCGCCGGACGAGGCGACCGATGGTGGCGGCGGTCGGGCCGGCGGCATGGCTAGATGGGGGCGCGTCGGGGGGAGTGATGGCTGTGGATTGGGGGCCGGTGATGCAAACTCGCCGTCGGCGGGTCATGGtgccgcgggctccctcgctccggctgccgccgtcgctcgctcgcccacgACGGCTGCCTCCGGCGGTAGGAAGTGTGTCGGATTGGGGATGG CCACCCCGCGCCTCGCCGCTTCCCGGCCTCCCCATCCTGCGCCGCCCCATCCCGCGCCGCATCCCCTCACCAGCGCCCGACCGTTCGAGAACCATGCCCCCACCAACCCAGCTGACCTCCACCATGTTGCAACACCACCACTCCATTTCCTGCCGGTGGGGATCCGCCGCCGAATCCAGGCATATCGGCGCGCCGCCCTCCGCCTCCTTCTGTCTTCCCTCGGTGATGCTCCTCCACCATCGCTCTGCCAGGTTCCAGCGAGGGCTCCACAGGCCGCTACATCAGTCCAAATCCTGCTACCTAGGCCGGCAAGCACCAAGTGCCTCTTTGCTCCACCCCCAATCGGGTTGCAGCCCGGGCCCCTCGGTGCCGCATCTGGTAGAGCTCCCTGCTCTGCCGTGGTTCTAACGAGGGATGGACGCGCTGGCATACACAGGAAGATCGAGGCCCTCGTCCAGTACGTCCAG TGCGCATGTCGAAtaccgggaagttctcctgttggtGTATGCCAAGTCCAGGAGATGTTGCTGCCAACAGCATGGAGCGAGCCAATGCCTTAG